Proteins co-encoded in one Neovison vison isolate M4711 chromosome 9, ASM_NN_V1, whole genome shotgun sequence genomic window:
- the LOC122916859 gene encoding alpha-1-acid glycoprotein-like, whose amino-acid sequence MALSWALAALSLLPLLHAQSPVCANLTAAPITNATLDQISGKWFYLSSAFRNPEFNQSARTIHAAFFYFTPNHTDDTILLGEYLTIGNKCIYNSSYLKVQRENGTLSKHESGKEVFADLLLTKDPKIFMLGFSLKDEQNKGLSFYADKAEVTEEQMRVFHEAITCLGMQRSEINYTDAKKDLCGPLEKQHKEERQKEKEEHTALD is encoded by the exons ATGGCGCTGTCCTGGGCCCTTGCTGCCCtgagcctccttcctctgctgcaTGCCCAGAGCCCAGTGTGTGCCAACCTCACAGCAGCGCCCATCACCAATGCCACCCTGGACCAG ATCTCTGGCAAGTGGTTTTATCTCTCCTCGGCCTTCCGCAACCCGGAGTTCAACCAGTCAGCGAGAACAATCCATGCGGCCTTCTTCTATTTCACTCCCAACCATACGGACGACACAATACTGCTCGGAGAGTACCTAACCAT TGGGAACAAGTGCATCTATAACTCCAGCTATCTGAAGGTCCAGAGGGAAAATGGGACCCTGTCCAAACACG agtctggcaaagaagtgTTTGCCGATCTCCTGCTCACTAAGGATCCTAAGATCTTCATGCTTGGCTTCTCCCTGAAGGATGAGCAGAACAAGGGACTGTCCTTCTATG CTGACAAGGCAGAAGTGACTGAGGAACAAATGAGAGTTTTCCATGAAGCCATCACGTGCTTAGGCATGCAGAGGTCGGAGATCAATTACACTGATGCGAAAAAG GATCTGTGTGGGCCGCTGGAGAAGCAGCacaaggaagaaaggcagaaggaaaaggaggaacacACAGCGTTGGACTAG